In the genome of Hymenobacter taeanensis, one region contains:
- the chrA gene encoding chromate efflux transporter, whose product MLPQTPSPVSASPPLHPPERVKRGRNLIFLKDVAALGLTAFGGPQAHMAMMLRLLVDKRRYLTAPDLLELTALCQILPGPTSTQTITAIGFRLGGPNLAYLTLLVWMLPAVSFMTAAGLTISYLDKDLVARLVQFVQPVAIGFVAYSAYKISEKVIHTKTSVGIMVVSALLVYRFQLPWLMPILLLAGGSLTTFRYRKMPREQTIPLQIEWSNFLLWLGVFVSAALLGSYTKLLPVRLFENFYRNGSLVFGGGQVLAPLFYTEFVEFKHYLTNKEFLSGLGLVQAMPGPNFSFASYIGALAMRQTGSGMSGQLLGAMVGAAGIFMPGTLLIFFLIRFWDQLKRYRVIKASLEGINAVSAGLVCAATFLLYHPLPETPVNLSLIVATFLLLLWERVPSYIIVGAALLAGVIF is encoded by the coding sequence TTGTTACCCCAAACCCCTTCTCCCGTCTCTGCTTCACCCCCGCTCCATCCACCGGAGCGGGTGAAGCGCGGGCGTAACCTGATTTTTCTGAAGGATGTGGCCGCGCTAGGCCTCACTGCCTTTGGTGGGCCCCAAGCCCACATGGCCATGATGCTGCGCCTGCTGGTAGATAAACGCCGTTACCTCACCGCCCCCGACCTGCTGGAGCTTACGGCTCTGTGTCAGATTTTGCCGGGGCCCACTTCCACGCAAACCATCACGGCCATTGGTTTCCGGCTGGGCGGGCCCAACCTGGCCTACCTCACGCTGCTGGTCTGGATGCTTCCGGCGGTGAGCTTTATGACTGCCGCGGGCCTGACCATCAGCTATCTTGACAAGGACCTGGTGGCCCGGCTCGTGCAGTTTGTGCAGCCCGTGGCCATTGGCTTTGTGGCCTACTCAGCCTATAAAATCTCCGAGAAGGTTATTCATACCAAAACCTCCGTGGGCATTATGGTGGTATCGGCACTGCTGGTATACCGCTTTCAGCTGCCATGGCTCATGCCTATTCTGTTGCTGGCGGGCGGGAGCCTCACCACCTTTCGCTACCGTAAAATGCCGCGGGAGCAAACTATTCCGCTTCAGATTGAGTGGTCGAACTTCCTGCTGTGGCTGGGGGTGTTTGTCAGTGCGGCTTTGCTGGGCTCCTACACCAAGCTTTTGCCAGTCAGACTTTTTGAGAATTTCTACCGCAACGGCAGCCTCGTATTTGGGGGTGGGCAGGTACTGGCGCCACTCTTCTATACTGAGTTTGTAGAATTCAAGCATTATTTGACCAATAAGGAGTTCCTATCTGGCCTAGGCCTAGTGCAAGCCATGCCGGGGCCTAACTTTTCCTTTGCCTCTTACATTGGGGCTTTAGCCATGCGCCAAACAGGGAGTGGTATGAGCGGGCAGTTGCTGGGGGCAATGGTGGGGGCAGCCGGTATCTTCATGCCAGGTACCTTGCTTATCTTCTTCCTGATTCGCTTCTGGGACCAGTTGAAGCGCTACCGGGTAATTAAGGCTTCCTTAGAGGGTATCAATGCCGTATCAGCAGGCTTGGTGTGTGCGGCTACTTTTCTGCTGTACCACCCCCTCCCCGAGACTCCGGTTAACTTAAGCCTTATTGTGGCTACCTTCTTGCTACTGCTTTGGGAGCGGGTTCCTTCCTACATTATTGTGGGTGCCGCACTACTGGCCGGTGTCATTTTTTAA